Proteins encoded by one window of Vampirovibrionales bacterium:
- a CDS encoding chemotaxis protein CheA, with protein MVKLSDESFLQSFVVETKEHLAEIEPDLLALEKDGQHADAEVINRIFRAIHSVKGGAGFFGFESLKSLSHVMESLLMLIRDGKVSPEPDVVDALLAGVDKLNQMMGDVESSDSVDCEEEIETLENLLQGTEFRKTSSAKKSAAGEPLKTMSAFPFSPDRQAILNALAQNKNLYGVRALMDEDVVAQNRTPLSLMDQLDDIGLVLDTALDINAFPDLESACLDAPLPLYFLYACELDADEISTKISIPQARIQTLDFMEVLEGTAELNRGEEESAPAAPEKPVKARSASKKSAPKTEEAPVQEASQKPIAPEKRPAVTPKSESEQDEAARAESSALDASLKSAVNTDTVRVKVELLNNLMNQAGEMVLLRNQLMRRLESETSRIAGLQMILQNLDLTTTNMQEHIMQTRMQPLGSIFGKFPRVVRDISRQLNKDITLQMSGEDVELDKSLIEALSDPLTHLIRNCCDHGVETPEERERAGKQATGRIYLQAFHEGGQINIRVSDDGRGIDPERIAKKAVDSGAIAKADVDRMSDKEKTNLIFLPGLSTAEKVTDLSGRGVGMDVVRTNIEKLGGSITLDSELGAGSSVLLRLPLTLAIIPSLIIAVGDQRLALPQVNLVELIFIKSHERAQKIERIGGATVLRLRGKLLPLVYLSDVLNVQRVYPDPQTGAAQPDRRETLLDRRQRDPEQHPMAEAVETALSAGREFSHRGESRRAQEGQDFYVVVVKVGISQYGLIVDAIHDLEEIVVKPLSGYLKDCQCFSGATIMGDGKVAMILDVGGTAAYRKLSFTDAKSEELLTNDERRRQDRGNVTRMEIILFKNASDEIFAVPLASVLRLEKVTLAEIEHIGNREYLSYRGKGLPLLRMECCLPVAPIDSRDREDVYMIIPKMSQGMVGLLASEIVDTLTVEVTMQKAFDGRCEGVIGAALVNGHLTVFIEPESLVLGSGIVLESELACV; from the coding sequence ATGGTTAAGCTTAGTGACGAAAGTTTTCTGCAAAGCTTTGTCGTCGAAACGAAAGAGCACCTGGCGGAAATCGAGCCGGATTTACTGGCGCTGGAAAAAGACGGCCAACACGCCGACGCGGAAGTGATTAATCGGATTTTTCGCGCCATTCACAGCGTCAAAGGGGGGGCCGGGTTTTTTGGCTTTGAGTCGCTCAAGAGTCTGTCGCATGTGATGGAAAGTCTCCTGATGTTGATTCGCGACGGGAAGGTCAGCCCGGAACCGGACGTGGTAGACGCGCTGCTGGCAGGCGTCGATAAACTGAATCAGATGATGGGGGATGTTGAAAGCAGTGACAGCGTCGACTGCGAAGAAGAAATTGAAACGCTTGAAAATCTGCTGCAAGGCACAGAATTTCGAAAAACAAGCAGCGCGAAGAAATCAGCAGCCGGCGAACCGCTGAAAACCATGAGCGCGTTCCCGTTCTCGCCTGATCGGCAGGCCATTTTAAACGCGCTGGCGCAAAACAAAAACCTCTACGGCGTTCGCGCCTTGATGGATGAAGACGTCGTCGCCCAGAACCGGACGCCTCTCTCCTTAATGGATCAACTTGATGATATCGGCCTGGTACTGGATACGGCGCTCGATATCAACGCCTTCCCCGATCTGGAAAGCGCTTGTCTGGACGCCCCCTTACCGTTGTACTTCTTGTACGCCTGCGAACTCGACGCCGATGAGATCTCGACGAAGATCAGCATCCCGCAAGCGCGGATTCAGACGCTCGACTTTATGGAAGTGCTGGAAGGGACAGCGGAGCTGAATCGCGGAGAGGAAGAATCGGCGCCAGCCGCGCCCGAAAAGCCGGTCAAAGCGCGCAGCGCCTCTAAAAAATCGGCGCCAAAAACGGAGGAGGCGCCCGTTCAAGAAGCGTCTCAGAAACCAATCGCGCCAGAAAAGCGTCCCGCCGTCACGCCCAAGTCAGAAAGCGAGCAGGACGAAGCCGCGCGAGCAGAGTCTTCAGCGCTGGACGCCAGCCTTAAATCGGCCGTGAATACGGACACGGTCCGGGTGAAAGTCGAACTGCTTAACAACCTGATGAATCAGGCTGGCGAAATGGTGCTATTACGCAACCAGCTCATGCGCCGACTGGAGAGTGAGACCAGCCGCATTGCGGGGCTTCAGATGATTCTTCAGAATCTGGATCTGACGACGACCAATATGCAGGAGCATATTATGCAAACGCGGATGCAGCCGCTGGGCAGCATTTTCGGGAAATTCCCCCGCGTGGTGCGCGATATTTCCCGACAACTCAATAAAGACATTACGCTGCAAATGAGCGGCGAAGATGTTGAATTGGACAAATCGTTAATTGAGGCATTATCCGATCCACTGACGCACTTGATCCGCAATTGTTGCGATCATGGCGTCGAGACGCCCGAAGAGCGCGAGCGCGCAGGCAAGCAGGCGACAGGACGCATTTATTTACAGGCGTTTCATGAAGGCGGCCAGATCAATATCCGCGTTTCAGATGACGGGCGCGGCATCGATCCAGAGCGCATTGCGAAAAAAGCGGTAGACAGCGGCGCCATCGCCAAAGCCGATGTTGATCGGATGTCCGACAAGGAGAAAACCAATCTGATTTTCCTGCCCGGACTCTCAACGGCTGAGAAAGTAACGGATCTGTCGGGCAGAGGCGTCGGCATGGACGTCGTGCGCACCAATATTGAAAAGCTCGGCGGCAGCATTACGCTGGATTCCGAACTGGGGGCCGGCTCCTCCGTATTGCTACGCTTACCGCTGACGCTCGCCATTATCCCGTCACTGATTATTGCCGTGGGCGATCAGCGTCTGGCCTTGCCGCAGGTCAATCTGGTGGAATTAATTTTCATCAAGTCTCATGAACGCGCACAAAAAATCGAGCGGATTGGCGGGGCCACCGTGCTGCGCTTACGAGGCAAGTTGCTACCATTGGTTTATTTATCGGATGTGCTGAACGTCCAGCGCGTCTATCCTGACCCGCAAACCGGAGCGGCGCAACCCGATCGTCGCGAAACGCTTCTGGATCGCCGTCAGCGCGACCCGGAACAACACCCCATGGCAGAAGCAGTCGAAACCGCCCTGAGCGCAGGACGTGAGTTTTCTCACCGGGGCGAATCGCGACGAGCACAAGAAGGTCAGGACTTCTATGTCGTCGTGGTGAAGGTCGGCATCAGCCAGTACGGCTTGATCGTCGATGCGATTCACGATTTGGAAGAAATCGTTGTCAAACCATTGTCGGGCTATCTCAAGGACTGCCAGTGCTTTAGCGGCGCAACGATCATGGGCGACGGCAAAGTAGCCATGATTCTGGACGTGGGCGGGACCGCCGCCTATCGAAAACTCTCGTTTACTGACGCCAAATCGGAAGAACTCCTCACCAACGACGAGCGGCGGCGCCAGGATCGCGGCAACGTCACGCGCATGGAAATTATTTTGTTCAAAAATGCGTCTGACGAAATCTTCGCCGTACCGCTGGCCTCGGTGTTACGCCTGGAGAAGGTAACCCTGGCGGAAATCGAGCATATTGGCAACCGCGAATACTTATCGTACCGAGGCAAGGGATTACCCCTGTTACGGATGGAATGCTGTCTACCCGTCGCGCCCATCGACTCTCGCGATCGGGAAGACGTTTACATGATCATTCCCAAAATGAGCCAAGGCATGGTAGGCCTGCTCGCGTCAGAAATTGTGGATACGCTGACCGTCGAAGTAACTATGCAAAAGGCCTTTGACGGACGATGCGAAGGCGTGATTGGGGCCGCATTGGTGAACGGCCATCTGACGGTCTTTATTGAGCCTGAAAGTCTGGTATTGGGGTCCGGTATCGTGCTGGAGTCCGAACTGGCCTGCGTCTAA
- a CDS encoding chemotaxis protein CheW, with protein sequence MATKTFTTFKLKDQLFGVEVLYVREINRQLDTTPVPHAPCFVRGLLNLRGQIVTILDLQKRLSEHNAEITEQSCNLILKTENELAPIRTREKRPDLKTTSDHVGLLVDSIDEIICINEDDIAEPPVNVGDVEKKYLSGVTTLEGRLLGILAVDKVLEMQR encoded by the coding sequence ATGGCGACCAAAACTTTTACGACCTTTAAACTCAAAGACCAGTTATTTGGCGTCGAAGTGCTTTATGTCCGGGAAATTAACCGTCAATTAGACACCACGCCCGTTCCGCACGCGCCCTGTTTTGTTCGGGGTCTGCTAAACCTGCGCGGACAGATTGTCACCATTCTCGATCTGCAGAAACGCTTGAGCGAGCATAACGCAGAAATCACCGAGCAATCGTGCAACCTCATTCTTAAAACAGAAAACGAGTTAGCGCCCATTCGCACCCGTGAGAAACGGCCTGACCTGAAAACCACCAGTGATCATGTCGGCCTTCTTGTTGACAGCATTGATGAAATTATCTGCATCAATGAAGACGACATTGCAGAGCCGCCCGTGAACGTCGGCGATGTTGAAAAAAAATATCTCAGCGGGGTCACGACCCTCGAAGGGCGTTTGCTGGGCATTCTGGCGGTAGACAAAGTACTGGAAATGCAACGATAA
- a CDS encoding globin-coupled sensor protein: MAHNYNSDDQLRFLGIDQESRSALASFLPVVERNLRDVLEGFYGHITQWDVLRHKFGGEAGIQQAKRLQGEHWLQLFSGRFDDHYFQRVTQIGQVHERRAIEPRYYVGAYCYAVNRLCEAALQEYSKTPAQAAKTIRAILQASFLDMAIAITVYNDTVRQTSANKLNGVIDSLENTLSEVADLNGNVNTVAAAVEESTSNIREVFSSSEKVAQNIDVVGESARHMSKNMQSVVGATEEMTSNINTVAAAMEEMAASLSEVAKSAAHGSQITTQASERADATKATVNELGASAKQIVNVVDLIKGISAQTNLLALNATIEAASAGDAGKGFAVVANEVKELAKQASSATEEIRAQVEQMQKNTNSAISAIGDITEIISQINQINHTIANAVEEQTATTNEITRNVGGLVRASNDVSQNVVEAASLAVSVADRAVDSSQGMLQITRNMEELNLASTEMARSANDSAVRANHITSDIRDLNDSTRLTIREVTQQGQDAPSNQRPLVTV, translated from the coding sequence ATGGCCCATAATTATAATAGCGACGATCAACTGCGATTTTTGGGCATCGACCAGGAATCACGCTCAGCGCTTGCGAGCTTTTTACCCGTCGTGGAGAGAAACCTTCGCGACGTGTTGGAAGGCTTTTATGGTCATATTACCCAATGGGATGTTCTGCGCCATAAATTCGGGGGCGAGGCCGGTATTCAACAGGCCAAACGCCTGCAAGGAGAGCATTGGCTTCAGTTATTCTCCGGTCGTTTTGACGACCATTACTTTCAACGCGTCACGCAAATCGGTCAAGTCCACGAACGGCGCGCCATTGAACCGCGTTATTACGTAGGGGCGTATTGCTATGCCGTCAATCGTCTTTGCGAAGCAGCGCTGCAAGAATATAGCAAAACGCCAGCTCAGGCCGCGAAAACCATTCGCGCCATTTTACAGGCCTCCTTCCTTGATATGGCAATCGCCATTACCGTTTACAACGATACAGTGCGGCAAACGTCCGCCAATAAGTTGAATGGGGTAATTGACTCACTGGAAAACACACTCAGCGAAGTTGCGGACCTGAATGGCAACGTCAACACAGTCGCGGCTGCTGTCGAAGAATCGACTTCCAATATTCGCGAAGTGTTTTCATCCAGCGAAAAAGTCGCCCAGAATATCGACGTCGTTGGCGAATCTGCGCGGCATATGTCCAAAAATATGCAATCTGTGGTAGGCGCAACCGAAGAAATGACGAGCAACATTAACACTGTGGCCGCCGCCATGGAAGAAATGGCCGCCTCGCTTTCAGAAGTCGCCAAAAGCGCGGCCCATGGGTCTCAAATCACAACGCAGGCTTCTGAGCGCGCCGATGCAACCAAAGCGACAGTGAACGAATTAGGCGCATCCGCCAAGCAAATTGTAAACGTCGTGGATTTGATTAAAGGAATTTCAGCGCAGACCAATTTGCTTGCCTTAAACGCGACAATTGAAGCCGCCAGCGCCGGAGACGCGGGCAAAGGCTTCGCTGTGGTCGCCAACGAGGTAAAAGAACTCGCCAAACAGGCCTCTAGCGCCACTGAGGAAATCCGCGCGCAGGTCGAGCAGATGCAGAAAAATACCAATTCAGCCATTAGCGCCATTGGGGACATCACCGAAATTATCAGCCAGATTAATCAGATTAATCACACCATTGCAAACGCCGTAGAAGAGCAAACCGCCACCACTAACGAAATTACGCGCAACGTCGGGGGCCTGGTTCGCGCCTCGAATGACGTTTCTCAAAACGTGGTCGAAGCGGCGTCTCTGGCCGTATCGGTAGCAGACCGAGCCGTTGACTCCTCACAAGGCATGTTACAGATAACCCGCAATATGGAAGAGTTGAATCTCGCGTCCACAGAAATGGCGCGATCCGCAAACGATTCTGCGGTGCGGGCCAACCATATTACCTCTGATATTCGAGACCTGAATGACTCCACCCGACTCACGATTCGGGAAGTCACGCAGCAGGGACAAGACGCGCCGAGTAACCAACGCCCTCTCGTCACCGTATAA
- a CDS encoding chemotaxis response regulator protein-glutamate methylesterase, with product MSSPLKLMIVDDTLTYRMILKNVIADIPATVVVTTANDGVEALEKLKTNAIDLVLLDVEMPRMDGIATLREIRRLYPRIGVVMVSGINLSSVEVTIKALEAGALDFVRKPDSSDISVNTTKLRDKLSPIFKCFVANQQRSSYSPNTRPPALTPPSLLQQPRRSNPPTRIDVVAIGVSTGGPKALHEVIPKLPGNLGVPILVVQHMPPVFTASLADSLNKISSLTVKEAEEGEPALPNTVYIAPGGKHMHIFNHMDRANKPTPHIAYSMEPPENSCRPAVDVLFRSIGPVYGPRVLAIIMTGMGYDGKLGVAELKKTGCYCLSQTESSCVVYGMPRAVDEAHLSDENVELGTMADRITSLILKR from the coding sequence ATGAGCTCACCTCTCAAACTCATGATTGTGGACGATACCCTGACGTATCGCATGATCCTGAAAAACGTCATTGCCGATATTCCCGCGACAGTCGTCGTCACCACGGCAAACGACGGGGTAGAAGCCTTGGAAAAGCTTAAAACCAACGCCATCGATCTGGTGTTGCTCGACGTCGAAATGCCGCGAATGGATGGCATTGCAACCTTACGGGAAATTCGTCGCCTTTATCCCCGAATCGGCGTCGTCATGGTCAGCGGCATTAACCTCTCCAGCGTCGAAGTTACTATTAAAGCCCTGGAAGCCGGCGCGCTTGATTTTGTCCGAAAACCGGATTCGAGCGACATCAGCGTCAACACCACCAAACTCAGAGATAAATTATCGCCCATTTTCAAGTGTTTTGTCGCCAACCAGCAACGCAGCAGCTATTCGCCCAATACACGCCCGCCCGCTTTAACGCCGCCCTCTCTATTACAACAACCCAGACGCTCCAACCCGCCGACGCGAATTGATGTAGTCGCCATCGGGGTTTCGACCGGCGGCCCCAAAGCGTTACATGAGGTTATCCCCAAATTACCCGGCAATTTAGGGGTTCCGATTCTCGTCGTGCAGCATATGCCACCAGTCTTCACGGCGTCTCTGGCTGACAGCCTCAACAAAATTTCTTCTTTAACCGTAAAGGAAGCGGAAGAAGGAGAACCCGCTTTGCCTAACACGGTTTATATCGCGCCGGGCGGAAAACACATGCATATTTTTAATCATATGGACCGGGCAAACAAACCAACGCCTCATATCGCTTATTCGATGGAACCTCCCGAGAACAGCTGTCGCCCGGCTGTCGACGTTTTATTCCGATCGATTGGCCCTGTTTACGGGCCCCGGGTCCTAGCCATTATTATGACGGGAATGGGCTACGACGGAAAACTGGGCGTCGCGGAACTCAAGAAAACCGGCTGTTACTGCCTTTCCCAAACCGAATCGTCATGCGTTGTATATGGAATGCCGCGCGCCGTAGACGAAGCCCATTTGAGCGATGAAAACGTGGAGCTGGGCACAATGGCCGATCGCATCACCTCATTGATACTGAAGCGCTAG
- a CDS encoding protein-glutamate O-methyltransferase CheR translates to MAFSLNYPEFVLLRDLIQKESGIAVEDNKMYLIEGRLLKILVDANCTGFSDLYVKASSPGARDLRNRIVDAMTTNETLWLRDSRPFDLLKNHFFPLYDQEIQSGKRTRVFVWSAAASTGQEAYSVAMMAHECARQGKGRALLNALQIYGTDISSTVLDTARLGEYDSLAMSRGLAPDLKSRYFRDAGAKCVLSDEVRKMARFEQFNLMNPFTHLNQVDIVLLRNVAIYFSQAAKIDLFKRIAKIMAPNGILIIGASETLMGYSNDFDRFEIEKCPYYQLKP, encoded by the coding sequence ATGGCCTTTTCATTAAATTATCCGGAATTCGTTCTCCTTCGGGATCTCATCCAGAAGGAATCCGGCATTGCGGTAGAAGACAATAAGATGTACCTGATTGAAGGCCGCCTGCTTAAAATTCTGGTAGACGCCAACTGTACGGGCTTCAGTGACCTGTACGTCAAGGCGTCTTCGCCGGGAGCGCGCGATCTTCGCAATAGAATTGTCGACGCAATGACCACCAACGAAACCTTGTGGCTACGAGATAGCCGACCTTTTGACCTGCTTAAAAATCATTTTTTTCCTCTGTATGACCAGGAAATACAAAGCGGAAAACGGACGCGAGTATTTGTCTGGTCCGCAGCGGCTTCGACCGGCCAAGAGGCTTACTCCGTCGCCATGATGGCACACGAGTGCGCACGGCAGGGCAAAGGACGGGCATTGCTCAACGCACTTCAAATTTACGGAACAGATATTTCCTCAACCGTGCTCGATACCGCCCGTCTCGGGGAATACGATTCATTAGCCATGTCTCGGGGGCTAGCGCCCGATCTCAAAAGCCGGTATTTTCGCGATGCAGGCGCCAAGTGCGTCCTGTCCGACGAAGTCCGGAAAATGGCGCGGTTTGAGCAATTCAATCTCATGAACCCTTTCACCCACCTGAATCAGGTCGATATCGTATTACTGCGAAATGTCGCAATCTACTTTTCGCAGGCGGCTAAAATCGATCTATTCAAACGAATCGCAAAGATCATGGCTCCCAACGGGATTCTGATTATTGGCGCTTCTGAAACCTTGATGGGATACAGTAACGACTTCGATCGATTCGAAATCGAGAAGTGTCCTTATTATCAACTGAAACCTTAA
- a CDS encoding chemotaxis protein CheC — protein MSYTALQLDALAEMGNIGSGNAATTLSIMLNSAVDMEVSEITLCPVKDCLKSMGVDKDDIFSVIHEIHGDLNGLFWLGIKRDGQVEICTLVGGEKFAHDPSIVFEVSNILGGNYIRALADMLGLAIELEPPNAIAIDDYLHDSKDHGIDVNGIIFIKNKLIIMGKTIDCFISFVLTKESQQALLTRLGV, from the coding sequence ATGTCCTACACCGCCCTACAACTGGACGCCCTTGCGGAAATGGGCAACATTGGAAGCGGAAACGCCGCCACCACGCTCTCTATTATGCTCAACTCAGCTGTGGATATGGAAGTTTCCGAAATCACGCTTTGTCCGGTGAAAGACTGCCTGAAAAGTATGGGCGTAGATAAGGACGATATTTTTTCAGTTATTCACGAAATTCACGGCGATCTGAACGGCCTCTTCTGGCTGGGCATCAAGCGCGACGGCCAAGTGGAAATCTGCACGCTCGTGGGGGGCGAGAAATTCGCCCATGACCCCTCCATCGTATTCGAAGTATCCAATATCCTCGGCGGAAACTACATTCGCGCGCTGGCAGATATGCTGGGCCTGGCCATCGAACTGGAGCCGCCCAACGCCATTGCAATAGACGACTATCTCCATGACAGCAAAGATCATGGCATCGATGTAAACGGTATCATTTTCATCAAAAATAAATTAATTATTATGGGAAAAACCATCGATTGCTTCATTAGCTTTGTCCTCACCAAAGAGTCTCAGCAAGCGTTATTAACGCGATTGGGCGTATAA
- a CDS encoding response regulator: MSKKRILIVDDATFMRSLLKDILSQGAYEVAGEATNGQEAVDFYKNLNPDLVTLDITMPVKNGLEALSEILNFDANAKVIMCSAMGQQAMVLQAIKTGAKDFVVKPFQPERVLEAVDRIIGAA; the protein is encoded by the coding sequence ATGAGCAAGAAACGTATTTTAATTGTTGATGACGCAACCTTTATGCGGTCTCTGCTGAAGGACATTCTCAGCCAGGGCGCCTATGAAGTTGCAGGAGAGGCCACCAACGGCCAGGAAGCCGTCGATTTCTACAAAAATCTCAACCCGGATCTCGTGACGCTGGACATTACCATGCCGGTTAAAAACGGCCTGGAAGCGCTTAGCGAAATTCTCAACTTCGACGCCAATGCGAAGGTGATTATGTGCTCTGCGATGGGCCAGCAAGCGATGGTGCTTCAGGCCATTAAAACCGGCGCAAAGGATTTCGTTGTAAAGCCGTTTCAGCCAGAACGGGTGCTGGAAGCCGTCGATCGCATTATCGGCGCCGCTTAA
- a CDS encoding response regulator, whose product MYARKLLNKLSNSSFVSGRWARQRAKEPSAIHPWATFSAAKAEWIIYLPAISVFLLTCGIIFWPYGIHSDQLSELFQVDSDHFFIVIASLTTTNLITLYSLAVNFSKNRLSERLKSKSQILESASDGIIGLDKKGNIFFMNRAAARMLARDPEEAVGQPIHHIVHYKRPSDLCSFSGDTCKYMACFHQKLPQKTCEEVFFRKDGSEFHIEFEVTPVMDTEEVIGAVISFRDIELRLRTEEELRIAKTSIEKSHDAVLWINRAGNIRFANTQASQIFKRNHDEMSALSVYDLFPDMNQGQWKAFIRYFRRFTSSKIEKTLFRGDCETGITVEISVVYLDTKELSCVFLKDISERRAAEEALQNAKDEALKASRLKSEFVANMSHEIRTPINGIIGMSELLSETTLEDEQREYADSIRKSGEVLLDLINDILDFSKIEAGKVYLDFVPFNLKELLETVIEMMTPFSEKKGLSLSLLYPESVPHHFVSDMNRIRQVIYNLVNNAIKYSDEGSVVISVNCDSCHNPESQVHIRVQDTGIGISPYEQASIFDKFTQADSGSARGKTGSGLGLAICQQLVSLIGGEIGVESVLNQGSTFWVSLPMIVFQQYPASSEIAGTYYAQYDLPTQKYQHNTENKTPAVRNLKILLVEDNLINQNVSLYMLRKLEHSVEIAANGLEAVEMARNFTYDIILMDCQMPHMDGYEATRVIREWEKPLGKHTPIVAMTAHAMTGDQEKCLQVGMDGYIAKPIKKADLQEALHRLTSHFRQSSCLPDRAPTQPMPPIIKTETDTATPDKETLQETLTQLYAIAQAHSLSDILKRIEDIQRLAQNDPERIDADSVKWIRIQMDRLLQSELLEKRKLSS is encoded by the coding sequence ATGTACGCCAGAAAGCTATTAAACAAACTGAGCAACTCCTCTTTCGTCTCTGGGCGATGGGCTCGACAACGAGCGAAGGAGCCTTCAGCAATACATCCTTGGGCGACATTTTCGGCGGCGAAAGCCGAGTGGATCATTTATTTACCTGCTATTAGCGTATTTTTACTGACATGCGGCATCATTTTTTGGCCCTACGGAATCCATTCGGATCAATTATCCGAGCTTTTTCAGGTCGACAGTGACCATTTTTTTATCGTGATTGCATCGTTGACAACGACGAATCTTATCACCTTATACTCCTTGGCTGTTAATTTTTCAAAAAACCGTCTCAGCGAAAGGCTCAAAAGCAAGAGTCAAATCCTGGAATCCGCGTCGGACGGAATTATTGGGCTCGACAAAAAAGGCAATATTTTCTTCATGAACCGCGCGGCGGCGCGCATGCTGGCTCGCGATCCTGAAGAGGCAGTAGGGCAGCCTATTCATCATATTGTACATTACAAACGCCCTTCAGATTTATGTAGTTTTTCAGGCGACACTTGCAAATACATGGCCTGCTTCCACCAAAAATTGCCTCAAAAGACCTGTGAAGAAGTTTTTTTCCGGAAAGACGGATCCGAATTTCATATTGAATTCGAAGTCACGCCGGTGATGGATACAGAGGAGGTTATTGGCGCTGTCATCAGTTTCCGCGATATCGAGCTCCGCTTAAGAACCGAAGAAGAGCTCCGAATCGCGAAAACCTCTATTGAGAAGAGCCACGACGCCGTATTATGGATTAATCGCGCAGGCAATATTCGCTTCGCCAATACTCAGGCAAGCCAGATTTTTAAACGCAATCACGACGAGATGAGCGCGTTATCCGTATATGACCTATTCCCGGACATGAATCAGGGTCAGTGGAAAGCTTTTATACGATATTTTAGACGTTTCACATCCTCAAAAATTGAAAAAACGCTTTTCAGAGGGGATTGCGAGACAGGCATTACCGTAGAAATTAGCGTGGTTTATCTGGACACCAAAGAACTCTCATGCGTTTTTCTAAAAGATATCTCAGAGCGCAGAGCCGCTGAAGAAGCTTTACAGAACGCAAAAGATGAGGCGTTAAAGGCGTCCCGACTAAAGTCAGAGTTCGTCGCCAATATGAGCCATGAGATCCGAACGCCGATTAACGGCATTATTGGCATGAGTGAATTGTTGAGTGAAACGACATTGGAAGACGAACAACGCGAATATGCCGATTCCATAAGAAAGTCTGGAGAAGTTCTACTCGACCTGATTAATGATATTCTTGATTTTTCGAAGATAGAAGCCGGTAAAGTTTATCTGGATTTTGTTCCCTTCAACCTAAAAGAACTCTTAGAAACTGTCATTGAGATGATGACGCCTTTTTCTGAGAAAAAGGGCCTTTCTCTGTCTCTGCTTTATCCAGAATCAGTTCCACATCATTTTGTCAGTGATATGAACCGTATCCGGCAAGTGATTTACAATCTGGTTAATAATGCTATTAAATATAGTGATGAAGGATCTGTTGTAATTAGCGTCAATTGTGACTCTTGCCACAACCCTGAGTCGCAGGTGCATATTCGGGTACAAGACACCGGCATTGGCATCAGCCCTTACGAACAAGCAAGTATTTTCGACAAATTTACTCAAGCGGATTCCGGATCTGCGCGAGGCAAGACGGGAAGCGGCTTAGGGCTTGCCATCTGTCAACAGCTGGTCAGCCTGATCGGCGGAGAGATTGGCGTTGAAAGCGTTCTCAACCAGGGGTCTACCTTCTGGGTATCATTACCCATGATTGTTTTCCAACAGTACCCAGCCTCGTCGGAAATCGCAGGGACATATTATGCCCAGTACGATCTCCCCACGCAAAAATATCAACATAACACCGAAAATAAAACACCTGCCGTTCGGAATTTAAAAATTCTACTGGTTGAAGATAATCTTATCAACCAAAATGTAAGTTTATACATGTTGCGAAAACTGGAACATTCCGTTGAGATCGCCGCAAACGGGCTCGAAGCAGTAGAAATGGCCCGAAATTTCACCTACGATATTATCTTAATGGACTGCCAAATGCCGCACATGGATGGATACGAAGCGACCCGCGTCATTCGCGAATGGGAGAAACCGCTCGGCAAACACACGCCCATTGTCGCCATGACAGCCCATGCCATGACAGGCGATCAAGAAAAATGCCTACAGGTCGGAATGGATGGTTATATCGCAAAGCCTATTAAAAAAGCAGACCTCCAAGAAGCGCTTCACCGATTAACCTCTCATTTCAGACAAAGCTCTTGTCTCCCTGACCGCGCCCCCACACAGCCTATGCCTCCTATAATCAAGACAGAAACAGACACCGCGACTCCCGACAAGGAGACTTTACAAGAGACGCTGACGCAATTATATGCAATCGCGCAGGCCCATTCTTTAAGCGACATTCTGAAAAGAATCGAAGACATTCAGCGCCTCGCACAAAACGACCCTGAGCGCATCGACGCCGACTCGGTGAAGTGGATCCGCATCCAGATGGACAGATTGCTTCAAAGCGAACTTCTTGAAAAAAGGAAGCTATCGTCGTGA